The proteins below come from a single Leptotrichia sp. oral taxon 223 genomic window:
- the topA gene encoding type I DNA topoisomerase yields MAKKLVIVESPSKAKTIEKILGRNYEVVASYGHVIDLPKTKIGIDVENNFEPQYKVIKGKGEVLKKLKEKSKGASAVYLASDQDREGEAIAWHISNYIKQPDKVKRIEFNEITKTAVNNAIKNPRDINDNLVNAQQARRLLDRIVGYKISPLLWKIINRNASAGRVQSVALKLICDLEDEINAFIPQKYWEVSALIEKDINLNLVKIVDEKVDKIFNEKVVKKLKKDLKNESLTLEKIEVKKKSQRPPLVFKTSTLQQLASSYLGYGASKTMRIAQQLYEGLAINGENKGLITYMRTDSTRISIDAINMAKDYITKNYGEKYVGKYIVKNSKSNVQDAHEGIRPSDINLVPDNIKAYLTNDQYRLYKLIWDRFLVSQFAAMQYEQMQINAVNGDYSFRGTINKVIFDGYYKIFKDEDEIKTGDFPELKEGSVHPIDKLNVEEGITKPPTRFSEATLVKKLESEGIGRPSTYASIVETLKAREYVELIEKRFYPTYLGYEVKDELVKNFKDIMNVKFTANMEKELDKVEEGTVEWIQLLRTFYDSLEKDIDKFEKEIDEIKNRRVVSDVLDSEGNPMVLKTGLYGKYLISESNEKEKISLKGIAVSPEALKKGEIFVKEEVEKLQNNKKGILTDYFDEDGNRYVLKVGRFGEYLESENYEKDEKRMSLPVELKQKYKKGAVIELDGVLQINDEMKRLQEIDRKIIEEAGVCEFCGKPYEIKTGRFGKFLACTGYPECKTIKNIKTGKVTRVTEKAEKTKKTTKKATKKTATKAKSTSRKAKKTTITRKSTVKKSK; encoded by the coding sequence TTGGCTAAAAAGTTAGTTATTGTTGAGTCACCGTCAAAAGCAAAAACCATTGAAAAGATACTTGGCAGAAATTATGAGGTTGTTGCATCTTATGGGCATGTTATTGATTTACCAAAAACAAAAATTGGGATAGATGTGGAAAATAATTTTGAGCCACAGTATAAGGTTATAAAGGGGAAAGGTGAAGTTTTAAAGAAATTAAAGGAAAAATCGAAAGGTGCAAGTGCTGTTTATCTGGCATCGGATCAGGATAGGGAAGGGGAAGCGATAGCTTGGCACATTTCTAATTATATTAAGCAGCCTGATAAAGTAAAAAGGATTGAGTTTAATGAAATAACGAAGACGGCTGTAAATAATGCGATTAAGAATCCGAGAGATATTAATGACAATCTTGTGAATGCACAGCAGGCTAGAAGATTGCTCGATAGAATTGTGGGATATAAAATAAGTCCGCTTTTGTGGAAAATAATTAATCGTAACGCCAGTGCTGGACGTGTACAGTCGGTTGCATTAAAGCTGATTTGTGACCTGGAAGACGAGATAAATGCGTTTATACCGCAAAAATATTGGGAAGTAAGTGCATTAATTGAAAAAGATATTAATCTTAATTTAGTAAAAATTGTAGATGAAAAAGTGGATAAAATCTTTAATGAAAAAGTTGTAAAAAAATTAAAAAAAGACTTAAAAAATGAATCATTGACGCTTGAGAAAATAGAAGTTAAGAAAAAATCTCAAAGGCCGCCGCTGGTATTTAAGACAAGTACCTTGCAGCAGCTTGCTTCATCATATCTTGGGTATGGTGCGAGTAAAACGATGAGAATAGCACAACAGCTGTATGAAGGGCTTGCCATTAATGGTGAAAATAAAGGGCTTATAACTTATATGAGAACCGATTCTACGAGAATTTCAATCGATGCCATAAATATGGCAAAGGATTACATTACAAAAAATTATGGTGAAAAATATGTAGGGAAATATATTGTAAAAAATTCAAAATCAAATGTTCAGGATGCCCACGAAGGAATCCGTCCATCTGATATTAACTTAGTCCCAGATAATATAAAAGCTTATCTGACAAATGATCAGTACAGGCTGTATAAATTGATTTGGGACAGATTTCTAGTTTCGCAGTTTGCAGCAATGCAGTATGAGCAGATGCAGATTAATGCCGTGAATGGAGATTACAGTTTCCGTGGGACGATTAACAAGGTAATTTTTGATGGGTATTACAAGATTTTTAAAGATGAGGATGAAATTAAGACTGGGGATTTTCCAGAATTAAAGGAAGGCAGTGTTCATCCAATAGACAAATTGAATGTGGAAGAAGGAATAACAAAGCCTCCAACAAGATTTTCCGAAGCGACACTTGTAAAAAAACTGGAATCGGAAGGGATTGGACGTCCATCAACTTATGCTTCAATTGTTGAAACGCTGAAAGCAAGGGAATATGTGGAACTTATTGAAAAACGTTTTTATCCAACTTATTTAGGATACGAAGTAAAGGATGAGCTCGTCAAGAATTTTAAGGACATTATGAATGTGAAATTTACGGCGAATATGGAAAAGGAGCTGGATAAGGTTGAGGAAGGGACAGTTGAGTGGATACAGCTTTTGAGAACTTTTTATGACTCGCTGGAAAAGGATATTGACAAGTTTGAGAAGGAAATTGATGAAATAAAAAATCGTAGAGTTGTGTCAGATGTGTTGGATTCAGAGGGCAATCCTATGGTTTTAAAAACTGGACTTTATGGAAAATACTTGATTAGTGAATCAAATGAGAAGGAAAAAATTTCGTTAAAGGGAATTGCAGTATCGCCTGAGGCTCTTAAAAAGGGAGAAATCTTTGTAAAAGAGGAAGTGGAGAAACTTCAGAATAATAAAAAGGGAATATTGACTGATTATTTTGATGAGGATGGAAACAGATATGTGCTGAAAGTTGGACGATTTGGAGAATATCTTGAAAGTGAAAATTATGAAAAAGATGAAAAGAGAATGTCGCTGCCAGTTGAATTGAAGCAGAAGTATAAAAAAGGCGCAGTAATAGAGCTAGATGGAGTATTACAAATAAATGATGAAATGAAACGGTTGCAGGAGATTGACAGAAAAATAATAGAAGAAGCAGGAGTCTGTGAATTTTGCGGAAAACCGTATGAAATAAAAACTGGAAGATTTGGAAAATTTTTGGCTTGTACAGGCTATCCTGAATGTAAAACGATAAAAAATATAAAAACTGGGAAAGTTACAAGAGTGACTGAAAAAGCTGAAAAAACTAAGAAAACTACAAAAAAAGCGACTAAAAAAACAGCAACTAAAGCAAAATCTACATCTAGAAAGGCTAAAAAGACAACGATAACTAGAAAATCTACAGTGAAGAAATCTAAATAA
- the asnS gene encoding asparagine--tRNA ligase codes for MLLELRELQKNTKEYLVKEIEINGWVKKIRSQKNFGFIELNDGTFFTGIQVVFDEELENFEEISKLTISTSVKVTGIVVESLGKGQDYEIKATKISVYQKADSDYPLQNKRHTFEFLRTIAHLRPRTNAFFATFRVRSILSYAIHKFFQEKNFVYVQTPIITGSDAEGAGEMFRLTTLDINNVPKTENGSIDFKQDFFGKEANLTVSGQLNVETFASAFKNTYTFGPTFRAEKSNTPKHAAEFWMMEPEIAFADLDVNMDVIEEMIKYIVTYVRENAKEEMEFFNKFVDKDLFNRLDTLVNNEFGRITYTEAIEILKNSKQKFEYEVEWGIDLQTEHERYLAEKHFKKPVFVTDYPKDIKAFYMKLNEDGKTVRAVDLLAPGIGEIVGGSQREDDYETLLGKIHEMGLKEEDYWWYLDLRKYGSVPHSGFGLGFDRMLMYITGMTNIRDVIPFPRTTKNLEF; via the coding sequence ATGTTGTTAGAATTAAGAGAACTTCAGAAGAATACAAAAGAGTATTTGGTAAAAGAAATTGAAATTAATGGATGGGTGAAAAAGATTAGAAGCCAGAAGAACTTTGGGTTTATTGAACTGAATGACGGGACTTTTTTTACAGGGATACAAGTTGTGTTTGATGAAGAGCTGGAAAATTTTGAGGAAATTTCTAAACTTACAATTTCGACTTCTGTTAAAGTTACAGGAATTGTAGTGGAATCTTTGGGGAAAGGGCAGGATTATGAAATTAAGGCGACAAAAATTTCTGTTTACCAAAAAGCTGATTCAGATTATCCGTTGCAAAATAAAAGACATACATTTGAATTCTTGAGAACGATTGCACATTTGCGTCCTAGAACTAATGCGTTTTTTGCAACTTTCAGAGTGCGTTCAATTTTGTCTTATGCGATTCATAAATTCTTTCAGGAAAAGAACTTTGTGTATGTGCAAACTCCGATAATTACTGGAAGCGATGCGGAAGGTGCTGGAGAAATGTTTAGGCTTACGACACTTGATATAAACAATGTTCCAAAAACTGAAAATGGAAGCATTGACTTTAAGCAGGATTTCTTCGGGAAAGAGGCAAATCTTACAGTGAGCGGGCAGTTAAATGTTGAAACTTTTGCAAGTGCATTTAAAAATACGTATACTTTTGGGCCTACATTCAGGGCTGAAAAATCTAATACTCCAAAACACGCTGCGGAGTTTTGGATGATGGAGCCTGAAATTGCATTTGCAGACTTGGATGTAAATATGGATGTCATTGAGGAAATGATAAAATATATCGTAACTTATGTAAGGGAAAACGCCAAGGAAGAAATGGAATTTTTTAATAAATTTGTAGACAAGGATTTGTTTAATAGGCTTGACACTTTGGTAAATAATGAGTTTGGAAGGATTACTTATACAGAAGCCATTGAAATTTTGAAAAATTCAAAACAGAAGTTTGAATATGAAGTGGAATGGGGAATTGATCTTCAAACTGAACATGAGAGATATTTGGCGGAAAAACATTTTAAAAAGCCTGTATTTGTAACTGATTATCCAAAAGACATAAAAGCGTTTTATATGAAGTTGAATGAAGATGGAAAAACTGTAAGGGCGGTTGACTTATTGGCGCCAGGAATTGGGGAAATTGTAGGAGGAAGTCAAAGGGAAGATGATTATGAAACTCTTTTGGGAAAAATTCACGAAATGGGATTAAAAGAGGAAGACTACTGGTGGTACTTAGACTTGAGAAAATATGGAAGCGTGCCACATTCAGGATTTGGACTTGGGTTTGACAGAATGCTTATGTACATTACTGGAATGACGAATATAAGAGACGTGATTCCATTCCCAAGAACTACTAAAAATTTGGAATTCTAA
- a CDS encoding lipopolysaccharide assembly protein LapB, producing the protein MEKLRRIIMGMLLLSFTTVVKANYYIAENVGTNSGGDATTVEEERVPAVPPTTEADDDTKKALEHGNEKSKPKEEKKTVDTGTMPATQTEDISTEAKYDSYANYENATLAKKSSSATFRMAQLYFRDGLYEKAVNLALKDEAPDIPVMYVIAIGSRLMGDNDKSIDYYTRILSQDENQAEAKLGIGIAYKSKGDFSKALGYLRDYNSKYANDEVKKEIAVLNEILAGSK; encoded by the coding sequence ATGGAGAAATTAAGAAGAATAATAATGGGAATGCTGCTGCTTTCCTTTACAACTGTAGTAAAGGCAAACTACTACATTGCAGAAAACGTAGGCACTAATAGCGGCGGTGATGCGACAACTGTTGAAGAGGAAAGAGTGCCGGCAGTACCGCCAACAACCGAAGCTGATGACGATACAAAAAAGGCGCTTGAGCATGGGAATGAGAAAAGTAAGCCTAAAGAGGAAAAAAAGACTGTTGACACAGGAACTATGCCGGCAACACAGACTGAAGACATATCAACTGAGGCAAAATATGATTCCTATGCCAATTATGAAAATGCTACACTTGCCAAAAAAAGTTCATCAGCCACATTCAGGATGGCACAGCTTTACTTTCGTGACGGACTTTATGAAAAAGCAGTAAATCTGGCACTAAAGGATGAGGCGCCTGACATTCCTGTAATGTATGTAATTGCAATTGGTTCACGATTAATGGGAGATAATGACAAGTCAATTGACTATTATACTAGAATATTATCGCAGGATGAAAATCAGGCGGAAGCAAAACTTGGGATAGGTATTGCCTACAAATCAAAAGGGGATTTTTCAAAGGCGTTAGGATATTTGCGAGATTATAATTCAAAATATGCTAATGACGAGGTAAAAAAAGAAATCGCAGTATTAAATGAAATATTAGCTGGTTCAAAATAA
- a CDS encoding tyrosine-type recombinase/integrase has translation MNNSDKDVEKEKDIGNKDNIRNENLVMYVDKFLYYEEVILGKSFNTIRSYRRDLLQFMEYLDEYEEIRNFEEIEMMTFRSFIAYLNSPKRLTKDEDKEQGSEKSAENVEIKDTETEIDKIKSIEDMEEINKKISVKPVSKRTINRKISALRTFFKYLQEIKVIETNKAAYINVPKFEKELPNVLNRDDLNRLRHVISTEKITGIRDRLIIELLYSSGLRSMELINLSEFMIDIEEREIRVIGKGDKERITFFSENAKKWLIKYIEEKKRQYENYTREVLIVNSKGKKLTTRSLRRLISAHAHEAGIQKEITPHVFRHSFATELLNNGVDIRYLQELLGHSSIATTQVYTHVSKAFLRDIYMNTHPLAKE, from the coding sequence ATGAATAATAGTGACAAAGACGTTGAGAAAGAAAAGGACATTGGAAATAAAGACAATATAAGAAATGAAAATCTTGTGATGTATGTGGATAAATTCTTGTATTACGAAGAGGTTATTCTTGGTAAGAGCTTTAATACAATTAGAAGTTATCGGAGGGATTTACTGCAGTTTATGGAATATCTGGATGAATATGAGGAAATTCGAAATTTTGAAGAAATTGAAATGATGACATTCAGATCTTTTATTGCGTATTTAAATTCTCCCAAAAGACTGACTAAAGATGAGGACAAGGAACAAGGTTCGGAGAAAAGTGCTGAAAATGTAGAAATTAAAGATACAGAAACAGAGATTGATAAGATAAAAAGTATTGAGGATATGGAAGAAATAAATAAAAAAATAAGCGTCAAGCCTGTGTCTAAAAGAACTATAAATAGGAAGATTTCAGCACTTAGGACATTTTTTAAATATCTTCAGGAAATAAAAGTAATTGAAACGAACAAGGCGGCTTATATAAATGTGCCAAAATTTGAGAAGGAACTGCCGAATGTATTGAACAGGGATGATTTGAACAGGTTAAGGCATGTTATAAGTACGGAAAAAATTACTGGGATTAGAGACAGGTTGATTATTGAACTGCTTTATTCTAGTGGACTTCGTTCGATGGAGCTTATTAATCTAAGTGAATTTATGATTGATATTGAAGAGAGGGAAATCAGGGTTATTGGAAAAGGTGATAAGGAACGGATAACTTTTTTTAGTGAAAATGCTAAGAAATGGCTTATAAAATATATTGAGGAAAAGAAAAGGCAATATGAAAACTACACCAGGGAAGTACTGATTGTAAACAGTAAAGGGAAAAAATTGACGACACGTTCGCTAAGAAGGCTTATTTCGGCACATGCACATGAGGCGGGGATACAAAAGGAAATAACTCCACATGTATTTAGGCATTCATTTGCAACGGAACTTTTGAATAACGGCGTGGATATCCGATATTTGCAGGAATTGCTTGGGCATAGCAGTATTGCTACAACGCAAGTTTATACACATGTGAGCAAGGCGTTCTTGCGGGATATTTATATGAACACTCACCCGTTGGCTAAGGAATAA
- the dprA gene encoding DNA-processing protein DprA — protein MEWLRLKEYGMKNAHIKKLMLIFQDFEELFYEENFKLFNDELKNQLEEAMKIDMKDRLELYERNRIRIISANDKEYPKKLKEIKDFPVFLYLKGKKLKDYDKIKIDKGKILVDNKRNIGVVGTRRATKFGKTACEKIVNELVNYDVTVISGLADGIDTIALKTALDKGIEVVSVVGTGLDVVYPYENRGLWERIGEVGTIMSEYPLGTQPTRWTFPRRNRIIAGMSDGVLVAESFKKGGALITAELAFSMNREVFAVPGFINYPSFEGCNDLIKNNKAKLVACGNDIAEEFLWDIKKEKSKLQKLTEEEQTVFEAITEETSFEQILQNVKEKIEKNKLFSIIMSLKIRGLITETNGAKYIRIV, from the coding sequence GTGGAATGGCTTAGACTAAAGGAATATGGGATGAAAAATGCTCATATAAAAAAACTTATGTTAATTTTTCAAGATTTTGAAGAATTATTTTATGAAGAAAATTTTAAATTGTTTAATGACGAATTAAAAAATCAGCTGGAAGAAGCAATGAAAATTGATATGAAAGACAGGCTGGAGCTTTACGAACGAAACAGAATAAGAATAATAAGCGCAAATGACAAGGAATATCCAAAAAAATTGAAGGAAATAAAAGATTTTCCAGTCTTTTTGTATTTAAAGGGGAAAAAATTAAAAGATTACGATAAAATAAAAATTGACAAAGGTAAGATTTTAGTAGATAATAAGCGAAATATCGGAGTTGTGGGAACACGGCGGGCAACAAAATTTGGAAAGACAGCCTGTGAAAAAATTGTAAATGAGCTTGTAAACTATGATGTAACTGTAATTAGCGGACTTGCTGACGGGATAGATACAATTGCGCTAAAAACTGCACTGGATAAGGGAATAGAAGTTGTGTCAGTGGTAGGAACAGGGCTGGATGTAGTTTATCCATACGAAAACCGTGGTTTATGGGAAAGAATAGGTGAAGTTGGTACAATTATGAGCGAATATCCGCTCGGAACGCAGCCTACAAGATGGACTTTTCCCAGAAGGAACCGAATTATAGCAGGAATGTCAGATGGAGTTCTCGTAGCCGAAAGTTTCAAAAAAGGTGGCGCATTAATTACAGCGGAACTGGCTTTTAGCATGAACCGTGAAGTTTTTGCCGTACCTGGATTTATAAATTACCCATCTTTTGAAGGCTGTAACGATTTAATAAAAAATAATAAGGCAAAGTTAGTAGCTTGCGGAAATGACATTGCTGAAGAGTTTTTGTGGGATATAAAAAAAGAAAAAAGCAAATTACAAAAACTGACAGAAGAGGAACAAACTGTATTTGAAGCAATAACCGAAGAAACAAGCTTTGAGCAAATATTGCAGAATGTGAAAGAAAAAATTGAGAAAAATAAGCTGTTTTCAATAATTATGAGCTTGAAAATAAGAGGATTAATTACAGAAACAAATGGGGCGAAGTATATAAGGATAGTATAA
- the yqeH gene encoding ribosome biogenesis GTPase YqeH: MIIKKCSGCGIELQFEDKNKEGYVPEEKFITQDNLLCQRCFKIKNYGENLVNNFSREDYLKEVNKSVKKSDIILPIFDIIDFEGSFTEEILDYLRDYRSIILINKIDLLPDFIHPTEISNWVKNRLAEEDIVPDDIAFISVKNKYGINGIIRKIKNIFHNKKVKATVLGVSNVGKSSVINLLLGNNKITTSKYSGTTLKSINNKIPNSEITIIDTPGLIPDGRISDLISVENGLKLVPAGEISRKTFKLEENQVFMFDVFCRFKILGNELLESGSKPIFSAYASKSVKFHVAREERVEALLNGNYFEILQGAEKEKYFQNEFVTHEVEIEENEELVIAGLGWINVKRGPLKVQLKVPKNVKVVVRSSIFRNKK, translated from the coding sequence TTGATTATAAAAAAATGTAGTGGTTGTGGAATTGAACTGCAGTTTGAGGATAAAAATAAGGAAGGGTATGTTCCAGAGGAAAAGTTTATTACGCAGGATAATTTACTTTGTCAGAGATGTTTTAAAATTAAGAATTATGGGGAAAATCTTGTAAATAATTTTAGCAGAGAAGATTATTTGAAGGAAGTGAATAAAAGTGTGAAAAAATCTGATATAATACTTCCAATATTTGATATTATTGATTTTGAAGGCTCGTTTACTGAGGAAATTTTGGATTATTTAAGAGATTACAGATCAATAATTTTAATTAATAAAATAGATCTACTGCCTGACTTTATACATCCAACTGAAATTTCTAACTGGGTAAAGAATAGGCTTGCCGAAGAGGACATTGTGCCTGATGATATTGCTTTTATCAGTGTAAAAAATAAATACGGAATAAATGGAATAATCAGAAAAATCAAAAATATTTTTCATAACAAAAAAGTGAAGGCAACTGTCCTTGGAGTTTCAAATGTTGGAAAATCATCAGTTATAAATTTACTTCTTGGGAACAATAAAATAACAACTTCTAAATATTCTGGAACCACTTTAAAATCAATTAACAATAAAATTCCAAATAGTGAAATCACAATAATTGACACACCTGGACTTATTCCAGATGGAAGAATTTCTGACTTGATTAGTGTTGAAAATGGGTTAAAGCTGGTGCCAGCTGGGGAAATTTCACGAAAAACTTTTAAACTTGAAGAAAATCAGGTATTTATGTTTGATGTTTTCTGCAGATTTAAAATATTGGGAAATGAACTTCTGGAAAGTGGAAGCAAACCTATTTTTTCTGCTTATGCTTCAAAAAGTGTGAAGTTTCACGTGGCTCGTGAGGAAAGAGTGGAAGCCTTGCTAAATGGAAATTACTTTGAAATTTTACAAGGAGCTGAAAAAGAAAAGTATTTTCAAAATGAATTTGTGACTCATGAAGTGGAAATTGAGGAAAATGAAGAGCTGGTAATTGCAGGGCTGGGCTGGATAAATGTTAAAAGAGGTCCGCTGAAGGTGCAGCTGAAAGTTCCTAAAAATGTGAAAGTGGTTGTTAGGTCGTCAATTTTTAGAAATAAAAAATAG
- a CDS encoding autotransporter outer membrane beta-barrel domain-containing protein → MGAGYGTTDRGTIINKGTITVNGKDSIGMYASGSGSQAINDTGSTITLNADNTTGIYADNGATAINRGTITTSGSHSKVVGVYLGKGATLNNTGTIHIDSDNGTGIYLKGGIVSNYGTITVAGGAKREAEFTTPPTGKEVGGVSIDAPAGATSATITVNGVPQTPTVVNTTGKNPITVSASSIGLYINTSGVNITKSIDGLNKLTNKADLIVGTEATEVTNSKYILVNDPNIINPYKQAMLQNNNIKWNIYSGSLTWMATPTLDRSNGSINSLYMAKIPYTNWAGNEGTPVNGTDTYNFADGLEQRYGVEALGTRERELFQKLNGIGNNEEVLLYQAFDEMMGHQYGNLQQRINATGNILDKEFRYLKHDWRNPSKQNNKIKVFGARDEYNTDTAGIIDYTSNAYGVAYVHEDEKIKMGNSSGWYAGAVTNRFKFKDIGHSRENQTQLKAGIFKTMSPKKDYNGALQWTIGGDVFFGINNMKRKYLVVDDIFQAKSDYNSYGAALKTDLGYDIRMSERTHLRPYGALKMEYGRFNTIKEDNGEMRLEVKGNDYFSVKPEVGVEFRYVQPLAVRTNLTVGLSAAYENELGKMASKNNEGRVRYTSADWFGIRGEKEDRRGNGKFDLNIGVDNTRFGVTVNGGYDTKGNNIRGGIGFRAIY, encoded by the coding sequence ATGGGTGCAGGGTACGGTACAACAGATCGTGGAACTATAATAAATAAAGGTACAATTACTGTAAATGGTAAAGACAGTATAGGGATGTATGCAAGTGGCTCAGGAAGTCAGGCTATAAATGATACAGGATCGACTATAACATTAAATGCAGACAATACCACAGGTATTTATGCTGATAATGGAGCTACTGCAATTAATAGAGGTACAATTACAACTTCGGGTTCACATTCAAAAGTAGTTGGAGTGTATCTAGGTAAAGGTGCAACACTTAATAATACTGGTACAATTCATATTGATTCAGATAATGGAACAGGTATTTATCTAAAAGGTGGAATAGTATCAAATTATGGAACTATAACAGTGGCTGGAGGAGCGAAAAGAGAAGCAGAATTTACAACACCTCCAACAGGTAAAGAAGTTGGTGGAGTATCAATTGATGCACCTGCAGGAGCAACAAGTGCCACAATTACTGTAAATGGAGTACCTCAAACACCAACAGTAGTAAATACAACAGGTAAAAATCCAATAACAGTGTCAGCTTCGAGTATTGGGTTATATATAAATACTTCAGGGGTAAATATTACAAAATCAATAGATGGATTGAATAAATTAACAAACAAGGCGGATTTAATTGTTGGTACAGAAGCTACAGAAGTGACAAATAGCAAATATATTTTGGTAAATGATCCTAATATAATAAATCCATATAAACAAGCTATGTTGCAAAATAATAATATAAAATGGAATATTTACTCAGGTTCATTAACATGGATGGCTACACCAACATTAGATCGTTCAAATGGTTCGATAAACAGTCTATATATGGCTAAAATTCCATACACAAATTGGGCTGGAAATGAAGGAACACCTGTAAATGGTACAGACACGTATAATTTTGCAGATGGGCTGGAACAAAGATATGGCGTAGAAGCCTTAGGTACAAGAGAACGTGAATTATTCCAAAAATTAAATGGAATAGGAAACAACGAGGAAGTATTATTGTACCAAGCATTCGACGAAATGATGGGACATCAATATGGAAATCTTCAACAAAGAATAAATGCGACTGGAAACATATTGGATAAAGAATTCAGATATCTGAAACACGACTGGAGAAATCCATCTAAACAAAACAACAAGATCAAAGTGTTTGGCGCAAGAGATGAGTACAACACTGACACAGCAGGAATCATTGACTATACAAGTAACGCCTACGGTGTAGCGTATGTTCATGAAGATGAAAAAATCAAGATGGGTAACTCAAGCGGATGGTATGCGGGAGCTGTAACAAACAGATTCAAGTTCAAGGATATAGGACATTCAAGAGAAAATCAAACTCAGCTTAAAGCAGGAATCTTTAAGACAATGTCACCTAAGAAAGATTACAACGGGGCATTGCAATGGACAATTGGAGGAGATGTATTCTTTGGAATTAATAATATGAAACGTAAATATCTGGTTGTAGACGATATATTCCAGGCAAAATCTGACTACAATTCTTATGGTGCGGCATTGAAGACAGACTTGGGATATGACATAAGAATGAGCGAAAGAACACATTTACGTCCATATGGAGCATTGAAGATGGAATATGGAAGATTCAATACCATTAAAGAGGATAACGGAGAAATGAGACTGGAAGTAAAAGGAAACGACTACTTCTCAGTTAAGCCAGAAGTTGGAGTTGAATTCAGATATGTACAGCCACTTGCAGTGAGAACAAACCTGACAGTAGGATTGTCAGCCGCCTATGAAAACGAATTAGGCAAGATGGCAAGCAAGAACAACGAAGGAAGAGTAAGATACACAAGCGCAGACTGGTTCGGAATAAGAGGGGAAAAGGAAGATAGACGTGGAAACGGCAAGTTTGACTTGAACATCGGAGTTGACAACACAAGATTTGGAGTGACAGTAAATGGAGGATATGACACTAAAGGCAATAATATAAGAGGTGGAATAGGATTTAGAGCTATTTACTAA